The Miscanthus floridulus cultivar M001 chromosome 17, ASM1932011v1, whole genome shotgun sequence genome has a window encoding:
- the LOC136517222 gene encoding protein ALP1-like — MNNRLKAFVFAAAAHWLLCVMAIVVRSRKRKRVARREGITYAPIYERDRKRMEYLNDKIWKDDTTCVNMLRMNKARFFRFCKLFRDRGLLEDTVHMCVEEQVAMFLHTVGHNVRNRVIATNFGRSGETVSRYFNKVLHAIGELRDDYIRPPSLDTPAKIEGDPRWYPYFKDCIGALDGTHIRATIPKEMQHAFRGRYKHCTQNVLAAVDFDQKFTYVLAGWEGTAHDALVLRDALTREGGLRVPQGKYYLVDAGYGAKPGFLPPFRGVRYHLNEWGRNPVQNEKELFNRRHCSLRIIVEQAFGALKRRFKVLDDASPFFPYETQVDIVVACCIIHNWVIEDGSDEFNIPSDNDEDTQHTTYAGTASENAIMLAFREGLAAQMWADRQSHGN, encoded by the exons ATGAATAACAGGCTCAAGGCATTTGTTTTTGCTGCTGCTGCACATTGGTTGTTGTGTGTCATGGCAATTGTTGTTCGCTCTAGGAAAAGAAAACGAGTTGCAAGAAGGGAAGGGATTACTTATGCACCAATATATGAAAGGGATAGGAAGAGAATGGAATACCTCAATGACAAAATCTGGAAGGATGACACAACTTGTGTAAACATGCTGAGAATGAACAAAGCACGTTTCTTTAGGTTTTGTAAGTTGTTTAGAGATCGTGGTTTACTTGAAGATACCGTTCATATGTGTGTTGAGGAGCAAGTGGCAATGTTTTTGCATACTGTGGGGCACAATGTTAGGAATAGAGTAATTGCAACCAATTTTGGTAGATCCGGAGAAACGGTCAGTCGTTATTTTAACAAAGTACTTCATGCTATTGGTGAGCTACGAGATGATTATATTAGGCCCCCTTCATTGGACACTCCAGCTAAAATTGAAGGAGACCCAAGGTGGTATCCATACTTTAAG GATTGTATAGGAGCACTTGATGGTACACATATAAGAGCCACTATTCCAAAGGAAATGCAGCATGCTTTTCGTGGTAGATACAAGCATTGTACTCAAAATGTACTGGCAGCCGTAGATTTTGACCAAAAGTTCACCTATGTGTTGGCCGGATGGGAGGGGACAGCACATGACGCACTAGTTTTACGTGATGCTTTAACACGTGAGGGTGGCCTTCGTGTGCCACAAG GTAAATATTACCTAGTTGATGCTGGATATGGAGCCAAACCAGGATTTTTACCCCCTTTTCGGGGTGTACGATACCACTTGAATGAATGGGGGAGGAATCCGGTGCAAAATGAGAAGGAATTGTTTAACCGTAGGCACTGCTCATTGAGAATCATAGTAGAGCAAGCATTTGGAGCACTAAAAAGGAGATTCAAAGTACTTGATGATGCCTCTCCTTTTTTTCCTTATGAAACTCAAGTTGATATTGTTGTTGCTTGCTGCATCATTCATAATTGGGTGATTGAAGATGGGAGTGATGAATTCAATATACCAAGTGACAACGATGAGGACACCCAGCACACCACATATGCTGGGACAGCAAGTGAGAATGCCATTATGCTAGCTTTTAGGGAAGGCCTGGCTGCCCAAATGTGGGCAGATCGTCAAAGCCATGGAAACTAG
- the LOC136517223 gene encoding uncharacterized protein: MEAEGSAGTGGHATWTSTWSACMLEYLANLVVNGTKTSSTFKMVHYNGCAKALQEKFSIVRSGEQVKNHLKTWQKKFRKICDLRGLSAAGWDEDTFTITLDDEHYNNHIKDHKSDADFLNKPIQHFEEMHTIFGSTMATGKFAKDSGVPLGTQEDSTDDWDNEVQRMEVQSDRNANEDNNAATSSATKATNPKKRDKGKKRAMTDQDPLVAAIKWGSTKLAKAIKEAGKPDNDVPDDLYDNLMAMSGSFNSTHLSFYHSYLVQHPHIARAFNSLPFEHKFNWVAKHIADNYPGQ, translated from the exons ATGGAAGCAGAGGGTAGTGCAGGGACTGGTGGACATGCTACTTGGACTTCAACTTGGTCAGCCTGCATGCTCGAATACCTTGCCAATTTAGTGGTTAATGGCACCAAGACTTCATCCACCTTCAAGATGGTTCACTACAATGGGTGTGCAAAGGCTCTTCAAGAGAAATTTAGCATTGTGCGCAGTGGTGAGCAGGTTAAGAATCACCTTAAGACATGGCAAAAGAAGTTTCGTAAAATATGTGACCTTCGTGGTTTGAGTGCTGCTGGTTGGGATGAAGATACCTTCACTATAACTCTTGATGATGAGCACTACAACAATCATATTAAG GATCACAAGTCTGATGCTGATTTTCTAAACAAGCCTATTCAACACTTTGAGGAGATGCACACAATATTTGGAAGTACCATGGCTACAGGCAAGTTTGCAAAGGACTCGGGTGTGCCTCTAGGTACACAGGAAGACAGTACAGATGACTGGGACAATGAGGTACAGAGGATGGAGGTACAGAGTGATAGGAATGCAAATGAAGACAACAATGCGGCAACTTCATCGGCTACCAAGGCCACCAATCCTAAGAAGAGGGACAAGGGCAAGAAGAGGGCCATGACTGACCAAGATCCATTGGTTGCTGCAATTAAATGGGGAAGTACCAAGTTAGCCAAGGCGATAAAGGAAGCGGGGAAACCTGACAATGATGTGCCGGATGATTTGTATGACAACTTGATGGCTATGAGTGGTAGTTTCAATTCGACTCACTTATCCTTCTACCATTCCTACTTGGTCCAACATCCTCACATAGCTAGAGCTTTCAACTCCTTGCCTTTTGAACATAAATTCAATTGGGTTGCAAAGCACATTGCTGACAACTACCCTGGGCAGTAA